In Taeniopygia guttata chromosome 2, bTaeGut7.mat, whole genome shotgun sequence, one genomic interval encodes:
- the CFAP418 gene encoding cilia- and flagella-associated protein 418, which produces MADDLDRLLDEVERRLWQRHGGEEEPAAAKGSSAKVLLSAGSSEEDLDDIIDEICNDSSFTKTPPKLQSNSASLTPERNSVVVQGHGKRCCPVYLGGSLSPSGIGTNISKRTCDQLRCTACDFRVSLFNDYIWDQSCDYLFFRNNMPELSKLRAKMIKKKGARAYACQCSWRSIDELTDLQTEQQLRWVCGKHEE; this is translated from the exons ATGGCGGACGATCTGGATCGGCTGCTGGACGAGGTGGAGAGGCGGCTGTGGCAGCGGCACGGCGGCGAGGAGGAGCCCGCGGCGGCCAAGGGCAG ctCAGCTAAAGTGTTACTgagtgctggcagcagtgaaGAAGATCTAGATGACATTATTGATGAAATCTGTAATGACAGCAGCTTTACCAAAACACCTCCG aaattgcAGTCTAATTCTGCAAGTCTCACACCTGAAAGAAATAGTGTTGTTGTACAGGGACATGGGAAAAG ATGCTGTCCAGTGTACCTGGGTGGAAGCCTTTCACCATCTGGGATAGgaacaaatatttcaaaaag AACGTGTGATCAGCTACGTTGTACTGCTTGTGACTTCCGTGTGTCACTTTTCAACGACTACATCTGGGATCAGTCCTGTGATTATCTTTTTTTCAG GAATAACATGCCTGAGCTCAGTAAACTACGAGCAAAGATGATAAAGAAGAAAGGAGCACGTGCATATGCTTGTCAGTGCAGCTGGAGATCCATTGATGAATTAACTGACCTCcaaacagagcagcagcttcGGTGGGTTTGTGGTAAACATGAAGAATGA